Within the Pseudonocardia alni genome, the region CGGTACCCGGCCGCGGCGAGCGCCTCGGCGCGCCGGGTGCGGGCGCCGTCGCGGTCGGCGACGGCGGAGCGGCACAGCGCGGCGGCGGAGCCCTCGGCCTCGATCGCGCGGCGGACCTCGGCGACCCGGCCGACCCGGTCGGCGTCGAGACCGCCCGGGACGTCGGCCACCTCGCGGACCTCGGCGAGCGAGTCGGTGTGCAACCGCTCCGCACGGGTCTGCTCCGCGATCGCCTCGGTGAGGCGGCGGGCGTGCTCGTCGAGGTCGCGGGCCCGGTCGGCCGGCAGGTGGACGGCGGCGAGCCGGTCGGCGGGACTGCGCCCGTCCTCGGCGACCAGCCCGGCCAACGCGGTCTCCGCGCGGCGGTGGGCCTCGGCGGCGTCGGCGCGCAGCCGGGCCGCCCGCTCGGCGTCGCCGCGGCGGGCCTGCGCGGCGGACTCCAGCTCGCGGACCCGGGTGGCGTCGGCGAGCAGGTCCTCGTCGAGGTCGAGCTCGGCGCGGCGGGCCCGCAGTGCGTCGGCGGTGGCACGGTGCTCGTCGCGGGCGGTCTCGGCGTCGGCCAGCGCGGCGGTGGCGCGGGTGTACTCCTCCAGCGAGGCCGCGTCGAGGGCGGCGCCGGTCGCGCACAGGGCGGCGCGTTCGGCGCGCAGCGCGGCCAGCTCCCGGGCCGGGTCCTGGCCGCGGACGGCCTGCCGGGCCCGGTCCGCCGCCCCCGCCGCCGCGCGACGGGTGCGGGTCAGCTCCGCGGCGCGGCGTTCCAGACGGGCGATCTCCTCGGCCAGCGCCGTCACCTCACCGGCCCGCGACACCCGCTCCCCCACGGCCTTCTCGGTCTCGGTGAACCGGGCGAACGCCGCGCGCACCTCGACCGACCGGTTACCCCGGTGGTCCTTGAACAGGGCGTCGGCCTCGGTGTCCAGCGCGGCGATCAGGGCGCGGGCGTCGCGGCCGCTGCGGGCGGTGAACACCAGCTCGGCGAGGTCCCCCTCCCCCGCGCACAGTGCCCGGCCGCCCTCGCGCAGCTCCTCGTGGCCGAGCCCGAACCCCTCCCGCCAGCGGCGCCGGGCGTCGGCACCGGACTCACCCCAGGGCGGGTCGGCGACGGCGCCGGTGTCGTCGTGCAGGCCGCGGGTGGTGCGGCGGAGCACGGTCTCAGCCCCCGCAGCGGCGACCCGGGCCGAGACGGCCAGCCGCGACGGGCCGACGGCGTAGGCGTGGCGCACCGGGCGGGGCATCCCCCACAGCAGGTCGGACAGGGCGTCGAGCAGGGTGGTCTTGCCGGCCTCGTTGGGGCCGGACACGATCGTCAGACCGTCGCCGAGGGTCAGCTCGCGGCCCTCGTAGGCGCCGTAGCGCTCCAGGACCAGGGTCCGCAGCCGCGCGGTCGTGCTCACGACCCGGCCATCCGGGCCAGCAGCTGCTGCTCGGCCTGGCGGGCCAGCGCGGCGAGGCGCTCGTCGTCGCGCAGGTCCAGCAGTCCCGCCTCGCGCAGCCGGCGGCCGACCTCGCGTTCCAGCGGGGCGGCGAGCTCGCGGATGCGGTCCGGCTCGGCGGCCAGACCGGCCGCGGCGGCGGACACCGCGGCGGTCAGCTCCGGGTCGACGGCGAGCGCCCCGGCGGGCGGGCGGGTGCGGTTGCGGACCTTCTCCAGCACCGCGCCGCAGCGCTCGGCGAGCAGCTCCAGCTCGGTGCGGACCCCCTCGGCGGAGGTGAGGTCCGCGGCGGCCGGCCCGGCCCCGTGCAGCGTCACCTGGGCGACGACGGTGCGCGGCGCGGCGGCGGCGCACCGCTCGCGCAGCGCGGACTCGACGGCCTCGTAGACCTCGTCCGCGCCGCCGAGTCCGGCGATGTCGACCTCGACGAGCTCCCAGCGGGCGACGTCGAGGACCAGCGGGGTGACCGTCGCCCACCGCTCGGGGGCCGCGTCGACGAGCAGGGCGCCCTTCGCGCCGCGCTCCTGCGGGTGGCGGCCCTGCAGGTTCCCGGAGAACCAGGCCGGGTGCGGGCCGTCGCAGACGGCGCGCTGCTCGTGCACGTGGCCGAGGGCGAAGTACTCGTAGCCGCAGCCGGACAGGTCCTCGGGGCGGCAGGGGGCGTAGGTGTCGTGTCGGTCGTCGCCCTGCACCGAGGTGTGCAGCATGCCGACGTTGACCAGGCCGGGGATCCGGTCGGGGTAGGCGGGGACGAGGTTCTCCAGCACCGCGCGGCGGGCGAAGCCCTGGCCGTGCACGGCCAGGCCGAGGTCGTCGTCGACGACGGTCTCGGGCGCGTCCACCGAGAGCCGGTGGGTATTGGGCGGCAGCCGCAGCGACCGGGTGATCTCGGACTCGGCGTCGTGGTTGCCGCTGATGAGGAACACCGGGATGCCCTCGTCGTGCAGCCGCGAGAGCTGCCGGACGAAGAACGCGCCGGTCGCGTAGTCCTTCCAGTCGCCGTCGTAGACGTCACCGGGCAGCACGAGCGCCTCGGCCCGGGAGTCGACGACCGCATCGACGAGGTTCTCGCAGGCCCGCCGGGTCGCCGCGCGCAGCGTCGTGGCGAGCCCGGAGTCGCCGAGCCGCGACAGGCCGCGCAGCGGGCTGTCGAGGTGCAGGTCGGCGGCGTGCACGAAGCGCACGGAGGAACTCCCGGAGCGGTCGGGTACGGGGAACCGCCGAGTCTAGGACGGGGCCCCCACCGTTCCCCGCCGCGACACCGCCCGCCCGCTCACCGATGACGACACCGCAGGTCACGTGGGGCGGACCACACAGCGGTGCCGGTCACGTTCCGGTGTCCGGACGATGGCCCGTGGGTGGATCCTGGGCGTCCGATCCCGAGAGAGAGCCGCGAGGTCGAGCCCGATGATCCAGCTCTGCGAGCGCTGCTACGCCCCCGTCGACGCCGCGACCGAACGCGTCTACCGGTTGTCCCACATCGAGTCGGCCGACGCGGCCGGCGAGGTGACCTGGCGCGAGGCCGTCGTGCATGTCGCGGCGTGCGTCCCCGCGGGCACCGTCGTCCCGGCCGGGCGGTGGGCCGCGTGATCCGGGACGCGCTGTGCGAGCGCTGCCTCAACCCGATCGACCCGACCCGCGAGCCGCTGCGGATGTGCACCCACGGCGGCACCGCGGCCGACGGCGGACCGGCCCGCAGCTTCGTGCACGCCCTGCCGTGCGTGCGCCCGGACACCGGTGACTGGGACCGCGGGCGTCGTGGCCTGTCACCGGCCGCGGTGCGGCACGCCGCGGCCCGCGCCGACCACCGCTGACCCGGCGCTCACCCGTCCCGGTGGGGGTCGCCCTCCTGGTAGACGTCCGGCACCCCGTCACCGTCGGCGTCACGCGTCTCGATCTGCTCGATCCGCCGGTAGTGGGCGTTGCGGGCGCGCAACACCACGGTGGCGAGCAGGGCCGCGAGCAGTGAACCGGCCAGCACACCGATCTTGACGTGGTCGTCCTGCGGGGTTCCGGTCCCGAAGGCCAGCTCGCCGACCAGCAGGGACACGGTGAACCCGATCCCGGCGAGCTGGGCGAGGCCGAGCAGGTCCCACCAGGACAGGTCGTCGGACAGCCGGGCCCGGGTGAACCGCTGCACGAGCCAGGTCGCGCCGAGCACACCGACGGTCTTGCCGAGCACCAGGCCGGCGACGATGCCGAGGGTGACGGTGTCGAGCAGGGCGCCGCCGATCCCCCCGCCCTCGCCACCGACGACGGTGACCCCGGCGGCGAAGAACGCGAACACCGGTACCGCGAACCCGGCCGACAACGGGCGCCAGCGGTGCTCGAAGTGCTCCGACAGCGACACCCCGTGCACCCGGCGACGCCCCAGGACCGGCACCGCGAACCCGAGCAGGACCCCGGCGACGGTGGCGTGCACCCCCGACTCGTGGACCAGTACCCAGGTGACCGCGGCGAGCGGCAGCAGCACCCACCAGGAACGGATCCCGCGCTGCACCGCGAGGGTGAACAGCGCGAGCGGTACGAGGGCACCGAGCAGCGCGGGCACCGACAGCTGGTCGGTGTAGAAGACCGCGATGATCGTGATGGCCAGCAGGTCGTCGACGACGGCGAGGGTCAGCAGGAAGGTCCGCAGCGCGGTCGGCAGGTGCGTCCCGATGACGGCGAGCACCGCGAGCGCGAACGCGATGTCGGTGGCTGTCGGGATCGCCCAGCCGACCAGCGCGTCGGGGTTCGCGAGGTTGATCGCGACATAGATCAGCGCGGGCACCGCCATGCCGCCGACGGCCGCCGCCACCGGCAGCAACGCCGTGCGCGGGTCGCGCAGGTCCCCGGCCAGGAACTCGCGTTTGAGCTCCAGCCCGACGACGAAGAAGAAGATCGCGAGCAGACCGTCGGCGGCCCAGGTCGCGAGCGACAGGTCCAGATGCAGCGCGGCGGGCCCGACGGTGAACCCGGCGAGCGCGGTGTAGGCGTCGCGCCAGGGCGAGTTGGCGAACAGCAGCGCGACCGCGGCCGCGATGACGAGCAGGACGCCCCCGACGGTCTCGGTGCGCAGCACGTCGGCGACGCGACGGGCCTGCGCCCACGAGCCGCGGGAGAACAGGCGACGGGAGGCGGGGGTGGTGTTCACGGGGCTCCGGGAAGGTCGGGAGGGCAGGGGACAGCGCTCGCCGACCAGACTTCCCGGCACACCGCACGAGACCTTAACGGTCCCGGGCCCCCGCGTCAGCCCGTTCGAGGCGCTCGCCACCCCCGCACCGGATGCCCGGGGGCGGCCCCCTCGTGCCGTCCCCGGGCATCAGGATCGCGTCAGGACCCGGCCCGTCGGTGTCGCCGCGGGCGCACGATGACGCGATGAGCGACATCGCCGGGTGGGTGCTGATCCTGGTCTACCTCCTGCTGGCCGTGGCGGCGGCCAGGGCCGTGCTCGTGGGCCCGCGCCGTCAGCCCAGCGCGGCGGCGGCCGCGGCGAGACCGCGGATCCGGTCGAACTCCCCCGCGGCGACGGCGTCGGCCGGGGTGAGCCAGGAGCCCCCGACACAGGAGACGTTGGGCAGCGCCAGGTAGCCCGGTGCCGAGTCGACGGTGATCCCACCGGTCGGGCAGAACCGCAGGTCCGGCAGCGGCCCGGCGACCGATGCCAGGAACGGGCGCCCGCCCGCGGCCTCGGCGGGGAAGAACTTGCAGGCGGTGTGGCCGCGCTCGGCGACGGCCATCATCTCCGAGATCGTCGCGGTACCGGGGAGGAAGTCCAGCCCGGAGTCCTCCATCGCGTCGAGCAGCCGCGGCGTCGCACCGGGGCTGACCAGGAAGCGGGCGCCCGCGTCGACCGAGGCGCGGACGTCGTCGGGGGTGCGGACGGTCCCGGTGCCGACGACGGCGTCGGGCACCTCGGCCGCGATCCGGCGGACGGCCTCGAGCGCGGCCGGGGTCCGCAGGGTCACCTCGATGACCGGCAGCCCGCCGTCCACCAGGGCACGGGCGAGCGGGACGGCCGTCGCGGCGTCGTGCAGCACGACGACGGGGACGACGGGGGCCAGCTCCAGCAGCTTCTCGCTCATGGTTCCTCTCGGACGGGACGGTCTCTCAACCGGTCCCTCAGTGGGGCAGGACGACGGTCGCACCGGTGTCGGCGGGTCCGACCGCGGCGCGGAACGCCGCGAACAGCTCACGTCCGGTGCCCGTCGTCGGGCCGGACGGGCCGGCGGGCCGGGCGGGCTCGCGGGCGTCGACCTCGTCGGCGTCGACCAGCAGGGACAGGGTGCCGTTCAGGGTGTCCAGGCGTACCAGGTCGCCGTCGCGCACGTTCTGCAGCGGTCCGCCCTGCGCGGCCTCCGGGGTGACGTGCAGCGCGGCGGGAACCTTGCCCGAGGCGCCGGACATGCGGCCGTCGGTGACGATCGCGACCTGGTGCCCGCGGTCCTGCAGCAGCCCCAGCGCGGGTGTCAGCTTGTGCAGCTCGGGCATACCGTTGGCGCGCGGTCCCTGGTACCGGACGACGGCGACCAGGTCACGCCCGTCGAGCTCGCCCGCGGCGAACGCGGCCAGCAGGTCGTCCTGGTCGTCGAAGACCACGGCCGGTGCCTCGACGACGCGGTGGTCGGGCTCGACGGCGGAGGTCTTGACCACCGAGCGGCCCAGGTTGCCGTGCAGCACGCGCAGCCCGCCGTCCGGGGAGAACGGGTCGGCGACCGAACGCAGCACCGACTTGTCCAGGCTCTCCGTGGTGCCCTCACGCCACACGAGGGTGTCCCCGTCGAGGAAGGGCTCGCGGGTGTAGCGGGACAGGCCGGGACCGTCGACCGTGCGGACGTCGTCGTGGGCCAGGCCGTGGTCGAGCAGCTCGCGGATGAGTAACTGCATCCCGCCGGCGGCGTGGAAGTGGTTCACGTCCGCCGTGCCGTTGGGGTAGATCCGGGCCAGCAGCGGCACGACGGTGGACAGGTCCGAGAAGTCGTCCCAGGTGATCTGCACGCCCGCGGCGGCGGCCATCGCGACCAGGTGCATCGTGTGGTTGGTGGATCCGCCGGTGGCCAGCAGCGCGACGATCCCGTTGACCACGGCCTTCTCGTCGACGACCGCACCCATCGCCTTGTCCGGGT harbors:
- the eda gene encoding bifunctional 4-hydroxy-2-oxoglutarate aldolase/2-dehydro-3-deoxy-phosphogluconate aldolase — translated: MSEKLLELAPVVPVVVLHDAATAVPLARALVDGGLPVIEVTLRTPAALEAVRRIAAEVPDAVVGTGTVRTPDDVRASVDAGARFLVSPGATPRLLDAMEDSGLDFLPGTATISEMMAVAERGHTACKFFPAEAAGGRPFLASVAGPLPDLRFCPTGGITVDSAPGYLALPNVSCVGGSWLTPADAVAAGEFDRIRGLAAAAAALG
- a CDS encoding metallophosphoesterase family protein; the encoded protein is MRFVHAADLHLDSPLRGLSRLGDSGLATTLRAATRRACENLVDAVVDSRAEALVLPGDVYDGDWKDYATGAFFVRQLSRLHDEGIPVFLISGNHDAESEITRSLRLPPNTHRLSVDAPETVVDDDLGLAVHGQGFARRAVLENLVPAYPDRIPGLVNVGMLHTSVQGDDRHDTYAPCRPEDLSGCGYEYFALGHVHEQRAVCDGPHPAWFSGNLQGRHPQERGAKGALLVDAAPERWATVTPLVLDVARWELVEVDIAGLGGADEVYEAVESALRERCAAAAPRTVVAQVTLHGAGPAAADLTSAEGVRTELELLAERCGAVLEKVRNRTRPPAGALAVDPELTAAVSAAAAGLAAEPDRIRELAAPLEREVGRRLREAGLLDLRDDERLAALARQAEQQLLARMAGS
- the edd gene encoding phosphogluconate dehydratase; amino-acid sequence: MTASVPLHPVVDAVTRRVTARSATTRAAYLERIRAAAAAGPAAGPGRADLGCANLAHAVAACGPDKLTLTASPARNIGIVTAYNDMLSAHQPFETYPGRIKAAARAAGGIAQVAGGVPAMCDGITQGRAGMELSLFSRDVIALSTAVALSHDMFDAAVLLGVCDKIVPGLVMGALSFGHLPVLLAPAGPMTSGLPNKEKARVRQAFAAGEADRAELLEAESASYHGPGTCTFFGTANSNQLLMEVMGLQLPGSSFVNPGTALRDALTDEVARRALDAAGDPDKAMGAVVDEKAVVNGIVALLATGGSTNHTMHLVAMAAAAGVQITWDDFSDLSTVVPLLARIYPNGTADVNHFHAAGGMQLLIRELLDHGLAHDDVRTVDGPGLSRYTREPFLDGDTLVWREGTTESLDKSVLRSVADPFSPDGGLRVLHGNLGRSVVKTSAVEPDHRVVEAPAVVFDDQDDLLAAFAAGELDGRDLVAVVRYQGPRANGMPELHKLTPALGLLQDRGHQVAIVTDGRMSGASGKVPAALHVTPEAAQGGPLQNVRDGDLVRLDTLNGTLSLLVDADEVDAREPARPAGPSGPTTGTGRELFAAFRAAVGPADTGATVVLPH
- the nhaA gene encoding Na+/H+ antiporter NhaA, which codes for MNTTPASRRLFSRGSWAQARRVADVLRTETVGGVLLVIAAAVALLFANSPWRDAYTALAGFTVGPAALHLDLSLATWAADGLLAIFFFVVGLELKREFLAGDLRDPRTALLPVAAAVGGMAVPALIYVAINLANPDALVGWAIPTATDIAFALAVLAVIGTHLPTALRTFLLTLAVVDDLLAITIIAVFYTDQLSVPALLGALVPLALFTLAVQRGIRSWWVLLPLAAVTWVLVHESGVHATVAGVLLGFAVPVLGRRRVHGVSLSEHFEHRWRPLSAGFAVPVFAFFAAGVTVVGGEGGGIGGALLDTVTLGIVAGLVLGKTVGVLGATWLVQRFTRARLSDDLSWWDLLGLAQLAGIGFTVSLLVGELAFGTGTPQDDHVKIGVLAGSLLAALLATVVLRARNAHYRRIEQIETRDADGDGVPDVYQEGDPHRDG